A stretch of Aedes aegypti strain LVP_AGWG chromosome 2, AaegL5.0 Primary Assembly, whole genome shotgun sequence DNA encodes these proteins:
- the LOC5569699 gene encoding MKRN2 opposite strand protein isoform X1 has product MFYECYPISTWKRQQGMTLNRDPDIICFKHCGRKIFVFSVPSHCPVCSLPLSQSNEVQPFTLPYPFVNATQCPCSVVLRSSHGDFLSNFQNSVNLHIALTDSCGSIVEFDSPGLLWTPARNVDKAQWRQCVLIMQVPEAWYAEWDQTLRNVIDHEGWRRKQYDEDHVNCYSFVLDFLRHLQYEDTSQFVHDRQTFSTKFVVPKTAYAAKFITIFRRIKDNGFWPDEINSE; this is encoded by the exons ATGTTTTAcgaatgttaccccatatccaCGTGGAAGCGCCAACAAG GAATGACACTGAACCGGGACCCTGATATAATATGCTTCAAACATTGCGGAAGGAAAATTTTCGTCTTTTCTGTTCCCTCACATTGTCCGGTTTGCAGTCTGCCATTATCACAATCCAATGAAGTGCAACCATTTAC GCTACCGTACCCCTTCGTCAACGCAACGCAATGTCCCTGTTCGGTTGTTCTCCGGTCGTCCCACGGAGACTTCCTCAGCAACTTCCAGAACAGTGTCAACCTGCACATTGCCCTGACTGACTCGTGCGGTTCGATAGTTGAGTTCGACAGTCCAGGTTTGTTGTGGACGCCGGCCAGGAACGTGGACAAAGCCCAATGGAGGCAGTGTGTGCTGATCATGCAGGTACCGGAAGCATGGTACGCCGAGTGGGATCAAACTCTGAGAAATGTGATAGATCACGAGGGTTGGAGACGAAAACAGTATGACGAGGATCATGTGAATTGCTATagttttgttttggattttcttAGACACTTACAATATGAAGACACTTCGCAATTTGTTCATGATAG ACAAACATTCTCTACAAAATTCGTTGTGCCAAAAACTGCATATGCAGCCAAGTTTATAACAATATTTAGAAGGATTAAAGATAATGGCTTTTGGCCAGATGAAATCAATAGTGAATGA
- the LOC5569699 gene encoding MKRN2 opposite strand protein isoform X2 — protein sequence MTLNRDPDIICFKHCGRKIFVFSVPSHCPVCSLPLSQSNEVQPFTLPYPFVNATQCPCSVVLRSSHGDFLSNFQNSVNLHIALTDSCGSIVEFDSPGLLWTPARNVDKAQWRQCVLIMQVPEAWYAEWDQTLRNVIDHEGWRRKQYDEDHVNCYSFVLDFLRHLQYEDTSQFVHDRQTFSTKFVVPKTAYAAKFITIFRRIKDNGFWPDEINSE from the exons ATGACACTGAACCGGGACCCTGATATAATATGCTTCAAACATTGCGGAAGGAAAATTTTCGTCTTTTCTGTTCCCTCACATTGTCCGGTTTGCAGTCTGCCATTATCACAATCCAATGAAGTGCAACCATTTAC GCTACCGTACCCCTTCGTCAACGCAACGCAATGTCCCTGTTCGGTTGTTCTCCGGTCGTCCCACGGAGACTTCCTCAGCAACTTCCAGAACAGTGTCAACCTGCACATTGCCCTGACTGACTCGTGCGGTTCGATAGTTGAGTTCGACAGTCCAGGTTTGTTGTGGACGCCGGCCAGGAACGTGGACAAAGCCCAATGGAGGCAGTGTGTGCTGATCATGCAGGTACCGGAAGCATGGTACGCCGAGTGGGATCAAACTCTGAGAAATGTGATAGATCACGAGGGTTGGAGACGAAAACAGTATGACGAGGATCATGTGAATTGCTATagttttgttttggattttcttAGACACTTACAATATGAAGACACTTCGCAATTTGTTCATGATAG ACAAACATTCTCTACAAAATTCGTTGTGCCAAAAACTGCATATGCAGCCAAGTTTATAACAATATTTAGAAGGATTAAAGATAATGGCTTTTGGCCAGATGAAATCAATAGTGAATGA